In the Psychromicrobium lacuslunae genome, CAAGCTATTGGCTATTGCCTCGCGGGTGCAGCCCAGGGCCTGTGCTGCGGCTTCAGCGGTGGGCACTTCCTGTTCGAGAGTGATTACAGTGTCTTCTACACCCAGCGCACGCAGCGCTCCTCTGACGTTTTGCACCGGGTCAGCGGGGCCGGTGCACGGTTTCTCTGATGGACTAGTCACGCGCTGTCTCCTGATGTGCGGGCAGCCCGCCGGTAAAGCCTTGGGCATCCAATATCGCGTCTTCCTCGTCCTCAGCGCTGCGCTTACGCGAAGTCTTTGGCGCGGATTTCCGTGCCGTCTGGAACGCGGAACTGCGGCCTAATTGCTGGGCGGCGGAGGTTTCCTCGTCGATCTCTAGCCGGTCCATTTTGACTTGTTGACGCACCACATAGCCATAACCGACCAGGAAGAGCACACCGAAGGCAAACCACTGCAGTGCGTAGCTGAAATTGGTGCCATTATCGAAAGCTGGCACCGAGAGCGCCGCCGGTGTCACCGTTGCTGCCGGAGATTCCTGATACATTGCCGCATAGGCACCGGTGAGTAAAGGATAGTTGAGTTGCTGGGCGTAGTCCTTTAGTTCTATCGAGGCGAGTTGACCTTCCGGGGCGCCACGCTGCAATTTCACTTCGCCCGGCCGGAGCCTGGCCAGCACCGTCACTGTTCCGCTAGGCGGTGCCGGAATGGAATCCGGACGGCCGGGGTCTTTATCTCCGATCGGCAGCCAACCTCGATCAATCACCACGGCATCGCCGTTGCTCAGTTTGAGTGGAATCACCACCTCATAACCCGGTTGGCCGTTCAAGGGACGGTTGCGGACGATCCGCTGACCGTCAAGATCGTAGACGCCGGTGAGTGAAACCGGGGTCCACTCCTTGGCCAGATCCAGATTCTCGAATTGGCCCTTGGCCTGTTGATAGTTGAGTGGTGCGGCAGAATAGTTGTTCGCCACCTTGTGCGCAGCAGCATCGACCTCCGCCTTGCGTGCCATCTGCCACAGCCCTAGCCCTAGGCAAGCAATGGCGAAGAGCACCGCCACTAGAAGATAGCCCAGCCATTTGCTGCTGAATAGAAATCGGTACACTAAACCTCTCCAGGGCCAGGCGTGAAAGGCACGGTCTGACGGAAAAAGCCGCGCACTCGAAGATAGTCCTCTAACCATTCTCGGTGCTGATCGCAGGCCAGCCAAACCTTCAGCCGTTCCGGGCTATGCACTGCCGGGTTATTCCATTGCAGCTGCCATCGGGCCTCGGCACGGCAAGCCTTTCGGGAACACTGCGGCTTCTCCGGCGCGGCGGACCCGGAGAGCGAGTCGAGGAAGCTCATCGTTCGGTATCCCGGATGGCGGGATCCTGTGGCTCGGTACCGTTCGGGGGCGAATCTTCGTCAGGCACCACTTCACCTTGCAGGGTTACCGGATCTTCAGTTGCCACTGATTCCGGGGCTGCCTCCAATTCTGGCTGGGGGGCGTGCGCCAACAGGGCGTTCTCTTCTGGCACGCTGGTATCACTACCGCCATTAGCAATAATCACCGCGAACCAGGGAATGAAAACCGCGCCAACGATCGGCACGATCTTCCACCAACCATCCACCACAAAGAGCAGGCCGAAGCAAACCAGACGGATGCCCATCGCAATCGCATATTTGACCATCCTGCCGCGCATCTCATCGCTATGAGACGTCCTGGCCGTGGTGATGTTCTGCACATCAGCTGGCCGCGTCGAAGAATGGTTTTTGCTCACTCCTACTATTCTCCCACCGCAAAAGCGGCCGTCCAAACGCAAAAGCCGTCAACCTGGCTTGCCAGTGCAGAGCCGGGTCCGAGTGAATTCGGTCGAAACGGATAAGATTCAAGGCGAGCAACCTATCGAGCAGAACATCTCGAGCGAAAGAACGTGTCAACAGAGAGTGGGCAGCAGCATGACGGACAGCGCGCAGGGCAGGAGCATCCTGATCACCGGAGGTAATCGAGGGATTGGCTTAGCGATTGCGAAGTCGTTCCTGGCTAACGGGGATAAGGTCGCGGTGACCTACCGTAGCCCGAGCGAATTGCCGGAAGGCATACTTGGAGTACAAGCGGATGTGACCGACGAAGCCAGCATTGATGCGGCTTTCAGCGCCGTTGAGGAAGCCCACGGCCCGGTGGAGGTGTTGGTGGCTAATGCCGGCATCACCAAAGACACCCTGCTGCTGCGGATGAGCGAGGACGATTTTTCCTCGGTCTTGGACACCAACCTGACTGGCGCGTTCCGGGTGATTAAGCGGGCATCCAAGGGCATGATCCGGTTGCGCAAGGGGCGAGTGGTGCTGATCTCCTCAGTGGTCGGACTGTATGGCTCGGCCGGTCAGCTGAATTACGCCGCTTCAAAGGCCGGTATGGTCGGCATTGCGCGCTCGCTGACTCGAGAACTCGGCTCCCGAAACATCACCGCCAACGTAGTGGCACCGGGTTTCATTAACACCGAGATGACCGCTGAGCTTCCCGAGGAAACTCAGAAACAGTACCTCGCCTCGATCCCGGCGGCGCGCTTCGCTGAGGCCTCAGAGGTTGCTGACGTGGTGCGTTGGTTAGCGAGCGATGAGGCAGCGTATATCTCCGGTGCGGTCATTCCGGTTGACGGTGGCCTGGGAATGGGACATTAGGCGCAGCTTTGCTGCGCCACGATTAGTTTTTAGCGGTAAGGAAAGGTTCATAATGACGAATTTGAATGGCAAGACGGCGATTATCACGGGCTCGTCCCGTGGCATTGGTGCCGACGTAGCGAAGCTGCTGGCCGCCGACGGCGCTGCCGTGGTGGTTAACTACCGGCAGAAGGCGCCGCGGGCCAATAAGGTGGTCGCCGAGATCGAGGCGGCCGGGGGCAAAGCAACAGCGGTGGGCGCGGATTTGACCACTGCGGAGGGCGTGCAGAGCTTGGTCGACGCTGCGGTGACGAACTTTGGCGGGCTCGATGTTTTGGTGCTCAACGCCTCCGGTGGAATGGAAACCGCGATGGGGGAAGACTATGCGCTGCGCCTGAATCGGGACGCTCAGGTGGCGATGCTGCAGGCCGCCGCGGCGGTGATGCCCAGTGGCTCCCGGGTGGTTTTTGTGACCAGTCACCAGGCTCATTTCATTAACCAGGTGGCCACTATGGATGCCTATGAGCCAGTGGCTCGATCCAAGCGCGCCGGTGAGGACGCGTTGCGCGAGTTGATCCCCGAACTGGAAGCTAAGGGCATCAGCTTTGTGGTGGTCTCCGGAGACATGATCGAGGGCACTATCACCGCCACGCTGCTAGATCGGGCGCAACCGGGGGCTATCGAGGCGCGGCGCAACGAGGCTGGCAAGCTCTACACCGTGGCCGAGTTCGCTGCCGAGGTAGCGAAGGCCGTGAGCGCCGATGTGCCGACCGGGCACACCGAATACGTCGGTGGCGCCGTCGGCTTCCGCGACTAATCTCACTCACTCCGCTGAGTTCGTGGTTTCCTCTCGGATTCGCCAGTAATTACTAGCGAATCCGAGAGTTTTCCGCGAACTCAGCGGAGGTAGGAGGGGCTCTGTTGCTCGGTGGGTAGTGCGCCGGAGAGGTAGAGGGCGGTGCCGAGGTTGTCGATCTCGGCGTCGGCGGCTTCTCGCGCCGCGGGCTTAGCCCTGAAAGCGAGCGAGAGCCCAGCGACCGACATCATCTCCAGATCATTCGCGCCGTCGCCAATGGCAACTGTTGCAGCAACCGGCAGCCCGGCCTCAGCCGCCCATTCACGCAGTGCCGCTGCCTTGGCGGCTCTGTCGATAATGGTTCCGCGCACCTTCCCGGTGAGCTTGCCCTCAACGATTTCGAGCTCATTGGCCCGTGCATAATCCAGTCCTAAGCGTTCCGCTAGCGGGGTGAGGATTTGCGAGAATCCGCCGGAAACGGCGGCCACGAGGTGACCGTGACGCTGGGCCTCCTCGACGAGTTGCTGGGCGCCGGGGGAGAGCGTGATTGCTGCCTGTACCGAGTCCAACACCGACTCCGGCAGACCGGCCAAGGCGGCAACCCGCTCGCGCAGACTCTCGGCAAAATCCAGTTCGCCGCGCATCGCCGCTTCGGTCACCGCCCTTACCTCAGCTTCTCGGCCCGCATGCGCGGCGAGCAACTCGATGACCTCTTGTGCAATCAGGGTGGAGTCGACATCGAGGACGAAGAGCTTCCGTGAGGCGTTGAGAAGTTCGCTCGATACCACTGCTATGTCGGGGCGAAAGTGGGCTCCCAACTCGGATCGGACGGTGAGCCGGAATTCGCTGAGGGTCCCGTCGAAATCAACTTCATAACGCCCGACGGCGGGTTGACTCATCGGTAGCTCGACCGGTGTGATCTTTCTCGCACCGCAGTCCCGGAGGGCCGAGTGAAATAGCGCGAGCTCGGCTGAACTCAGCGTAGGGGCATAACAGAAGGCGGCGGCAGAGGGCATATCTCAGTGTAGCCAGCGGAAGCCTGCGCGGCTCATCGTTGCGTGGTGGTTAGCCTTCGCCGGCAATTTTGGCCTAATGTCTAGTGCTATGGGTGATGTTCTCGAATTGGCTTCCGTGCGCGTGGTGCGCGGCAATAAGACTTTACTAAACGACCTCTCTTGGCAGGTCAAAGAGGGCGAGCGTTGGGTCATTCTGGGGCCTAATGGCGCCGGTAAAACCACCCTGTTGCAGATCGCCGGCGCCCGCTTGCACCCCACCTCCGGCGTCGCCGGAATCCTCGATGAAGTGCTGGGCGCCGTCGACGTTTTTGAACTACGGCCACGAATCGGCTTAGCCTCCGCAGCCTTAGCGAACCAGATCCCGGAACACGAGAAGGTGCTGAACGTGGTGGTCACCGCCGCCTACGGAGTGACCGGTCGTTGGCGGGAACAGTATGAGCGGGACGACGAGCGGCGGGCATTTGCCCTACTTGACGCCTGGGGGATGTCAACTTTCCTGAATCGTCCGTTCGCCTCGCTGAGTGAGGGCGAACGCAAGCGAGTGCAGATCGCCCGGGCACTGATGACCGATCCGGAGCTATTACTACTTGATGAGCCTGCGGCGGGACTTGACTTGGCCGGGCGTGAGGACTTGGTGCAACGGCTGAGCGACTTGGCAGCCAGCGATGCGGCCCCGGCGATCGTGTTGGTCACCCATCACCTCGAAGAAGTGCCGCCGGGTTTCACCCATGCTCTGTTAATGCGCGACGGCGGGGTGGTCGCCCAGGGCCCGGTTGATCAAGTGCTCACCGAAGAAAACCTATCAACCACCTTCGGCTTGCCACTCAGCCTGAGCAAACAGAATGGTCGATTTAGCGCTAT is a window encoding:
- a CDS encoding SURF1 family protein translates to MYRFLFSSKWLGYLLVAVLFAIACLGLGLWQMARKAEVDAAAHKVANNYSAAPLNYQQAKGQFENLDLAKEWTPVSLTGVYDLDGQRIVRNRPLNGQPGYEVVIPLKLSNGDAVVIDRGWLPIGDKDPGRPDSIPAPPSGTVTVLARLRPGEVKLQRGAPEGQLASIELKDYAQQLNYPLLTGAYAAMYQESPAATVTPAALSVPAFDNGTNFSYALQWFAFGVLFLVGYGYVVRQQVKMDRLEIDEETSAAQQLGRSSAFQTARKSAPKTSRKRSAEDEEDAILDAQGFTGGLPAHQETARD
- a CDS encoding DUF3099 domain-containing protein; amino-acid sequence: MSKNHSSTRPADVQNITTARTSHSDEMRGRMVKYAIAMGIRLVCFGLLFVVDGWWKIVPIVGAVFIPWFAVIIANGGSDTSVPEENALLAHAPQPELEAAPESVATEDPVTLQGEVVPDEDSPPNGTEPQDPAIRDTER
- the fabG gene encoding 3-oxoacyl-ACP reductase FabG, whose translation is MTDSAQGRSILITGGNRGIGLAIAKSFLANGDKVAVTYRSPSELPEGILGVQADVTDEASIDAAFSAVEEAHGPVEVLVANAGITKDTLLLRMSEDDFSSVLDTNLTGAFRVIKRASKGMIRLRKGRVVLISSVVGLYGSAGQLNYAASKAGMVGIARSLTRELGSRNITANVVAPGFINTEMTAELPEETQKQYLASIPAARFAEASEVADVVRWLASDEAAYISGAVIPVDGGLGMGH
- a CDS encoding SDR family oxidoreductase; amino-acid sequence: MTNLNGKTAIITGSSRGIGADVAKLLAADGAAVVVNYRQKAPRANKVVAEIEAAGGKATAVGADLTTAEGVQSLVDAAVTNFGGLDVLVLNASGGMETAMGEDYALRLNRDAQVAMLQAAAAVMPSGSRVVFVTSHQAHFINQVATMDAYEPVARSKRAGEDALRELIPELEAKGISFVVVSGDMIEGTITATLLDRAQPGAIEARRNEAGKLYTVAEFAAEVAKAVSADVPTGHTEYVGGAVGFRD
- the serB gene encoding phosphoserine phosphatase SerB encodes the protein MSQPAVGRYEVDFDGTLSEFRLTVRSELGAHFRPDIAVVSSELLNASRKLFVLDVDSTLIAQEVIELLAAHAGREAEVRAVTEAAMRGELDFAESLRERVAALAGLPESVLDSVQAAITLSPGAQQLVEEAQRHGHLVAAVSGGFSQILTPLAERLGLDYARANELEIVEGKLTGKVRGTIIDRAAKAAALREWAAEAGLPVAATVAIGDGANDLEMMSVAGLSLAFRAKPAAREAADAEIDNLGTALYLSGALPTEQQSPSYLR
- a CDS encoding ABC transporter ATP-binding protein, which encodes MGDVLELASVRVVRGNKTLLNDLSWQVKEGERWVILGPNGAGKTTLLQIAGARLHPTSGVAGILDEVLGAVDVFELRPRIGLASAALANQIPEHEKVLNVVVTAAYGVTGRWREQYERDDERRAFALLDAWGMSTFLNRPFASLSEGERKRVQIARALMTDPELLLLDEPAAGLDLAGREDLVQRLSDLAASDAAPAIVLVTHHLEEVPPGFTHALLMRDGGVVAQGPVDQVLTEENLSTTFGLPLSLSKQNGRFSAIARRA